Within the Salinibacterium sp. TMP30 genome, the region ATGCGGGCGCCCTTCATAAACACCATTTCTCCGCCTCGTGCAAGGAGGTGCTCGGTCGCGGGGATCAGCTTTGTAAGAGCAGTGACCGCACGCGCCGTCATCTGTGTCAAAGCTTCGGCATACGGAGCATCCTGGGATCGCGAGCGATCAACGACTACGTTCGTCAGCCCGAGACGGTCCGATTCCGCCCTCAACCAATCAACGCGACGTTCCATTGGCTCAATGAGAACAAACTCGACATCAGGACGCGCGATTGCGAGAACGAGTCCTGGAAGCCCGGCGCCGCTACCGATGTCACCAACAAGGCCCGGACGAAGCAGGGGAGCGACCAGAACACAATTCACAATGTGACGAGTCCACAGGCGCGGAACTTCTAAGGGACCAATGAGTCCAAGCTCTTCACCGCGAAGAGCGAGGCTATGGGTGTACTGCCGCGCGAGATCGATGCGCTCGCCGAACAGCTTCGCAGCAACTTCGGGCTCGATCTCGAGCCCCAACTCTTCGATCAATGTTTCACGTGAAACTATGGGCGGGTGATGACGGTGTGGCGGTCACGGCCTTCGCCGCGCGACTGCGAAACGAAACCACGTTCGGCGACGACGTCATGAACAAGTTTGCGCTCGTAGGAGGACATTGCGGGAAGTGCAGCGGAATCCGCCCCCGCTTCAATCCGCTCGACCGCGGTATCAACGAGATGGGAAAGCTCAGCCGCACGGGCCTCGCGTGATCCCCCAATATCGAGGATGAGGCGCGAGAATGCGCCGGTCTTATTCTGCACTGCGATACGGGTTAATTCTTGGAGCGCAGTCACAGTATCGGGGCGAGACAACAAACGCAGATTCGTGTTCTCGCTCGACGTCACAGAGAC harbors:
- the rsmG gene encoding 16S rRNA (guanine(527)-N(7))-methyltransferase RsmG; this translates as MIEELGLEIEPEVAAKLFGERIDLARQYTHSLALRGEELGLIGPLEVPRLWTRHIVNCVLVAPLLRPGLVGDIGSGAGLPGLVLAIARPDVEFVLIEPMERRVDWLRAESDRLGLTNVVVDRSRSQDAPYAEALTQMTARAVTALTKLIPATEHLLARGGEMVFMKGARIDEEIESASKAIRKAGLRDVESLVLGEGITPEITRVFRARVD
- a CDS encoding R3H domain-containing nucleic acid-binding protein, producing MTNVSDTESAAVETALVDDREDRTSAQLEEEGDIAADYIEELLDIADLDGDIEIDARSGRAYVSVTSSENTNLRLLSRPDTVTALQELTRIAVQNKTGAFSRLILDIGGSREARAAELSHLVDTAVERIEAGADSAALPAMSSYERKLVHDVVAERGFVSQSRGEGRDRHTVITRP